ggactttggtcctgaggaactgagttcgattcccggcacaggcagctccttgtgactctgggcaagtcacttaaccctccattgcctgccgcattgagcctgccatgagtgggaaagcgcagggtacaaatgtaataactaTGTCTAAAAaaagatgtaatgtaatgtttACTGTATACTGAACAGACAGTTCGACTAAGTTATTACTAATGTTAGCTAGTGTAAAATTTAAACCACTTAGAACTTGTTGGTAAAGCTGGTTATAAATTCCAAATTATAAATACAGTGAAgagggttaagtacataagtattgctatactgggacagactgacggtccatcaagcccagcgccaattcaggtcacaagtacctggcgagatcccaaaacagtacaatatattttgctgtttatcctagaaataagcagtggattctcccaagtccattttaataatggcttatagatttagcaagctatccaaacctttttaaaccccgctaagctaactgcttttactacattctatggcaacgaatttgagttgaattacatgttgagtgaagaaatattttctcttagtttactgctttgtagcttcactgcgtgccccctactcctactgcaatcaattcacgtctactcgttccacttcACTCTACTCATTTTATAGATAGTCATCGCCCCTCTGCCGTCTCTTGTCCAGGctaaacagccctagccgctttagcctttcctcatagggaagtcgtcccatcccttttatcacttttgtcgcccttctctgtacctttttctaattcctttcctgattccaccatttttttttttgggatgcGGTGATgagctgcacacaatattcaaggtgtgcgcacaccgtggagtgatacaaaggcctggaataaacttcctgagcccctacgtcttgccccatccttggccacctttaaatctagactgaaagcccacctctttaacattgcttttgacttgtaaccactcgcctccacctaccctcctccttcctgtacacgttaattgatttgatttgcttactttattttttgtctattagattataagctctttgagcagggactgtctttcttctatgtttgtgcagcgctgcgtatgccttgtagcgctatagaaatgcgtagtagtagtagtagtagcagcatttgtctttttttttttttcatttctttcctaattGTTTTCTTAGcctccgctgcacactgagcagagggtttcaaagtatcagtgatgacacctagatacctTTCATGGTCAgggactcttaatgtggaaccttgcattatgtagccatagttcgggttcctctttcccacatgcatcactttgcactaacatcagagtggaggagtagcctagtggttagtgcagtggactttgatcctggggaactgagttcagttcccactgcagctccttgtgactctgggcaagtcacttaaccctccattacccctggtacaaaataagtacctgaatatatgtaaaccactttgaatgtagttgcaaaaactgcagaaaggcggtatatcaagtgccatttaaATGCCCAGGACTATGATCACTTACATATGTTTGTGTGTGAGCAGGTAAATGTTTGTTTCATATTTACTAGtgaaaggccagtttctgacagaaatgaaactggcgctagcaaggttttcctcggagtgtgtatgtttgagagagtgtttgtgagattgcgtgaaagagtgaatgtgcaagtgtgtgtgtgagagagagtgagacttggGTGCAAGTGTgttgtgtgtgccaggggcccctcccttctccttcccagttccagggtggtccccCTCCCCTGAGCAggtaaatgttttgttttatattttatttttggtcaGGAGCAGCAATAGTTGAGCTTCTTGAAATCCTAGAACAAAGGGAAATTGTTCAATTCTGTGAATTGTTGGTTAAATTTAGATTTAAAAACACTTCATTATTATAAGCAGTACTAGAGCCCCAGGACAGGAAGATGTTGCTACCTTGAAGAAAATAACTTTACCTTAATAGAGCAGCTTTAGTTCCAAACTAAACTTCTGTGTTTTCACTGCTGCTAAacaaagccttttttaaaatggcgcCTGCATAGTTTAATGGGCAACTAAAGCTGCTCTATTAAAGTTTATTTTCTTCAAGGTAGTGACCATCTTCCTGTCTTGGGGCTCTAATGCTATATAGTACTGCTTGTAATAAGGAactgttttttaaatttaaccaAGAACTCGCTTTGCTATAGGATTTAAAGAAGGTTACAACAGTTTTTCCTGACAGTTTATTTATGAAACAGCAGCACTCTTGAGCATAGCTATTGCCAGATAAGTGGTCGTCTGTATAagaatttttgttttttcaagGTCTAGTTTTATAAGAGCCCACTTACGTGTGTAAATCCAGCTTTTTAATTGCAAAAATGGTTTAGAAGATTATCCTTAAAATGCGTTCCCTAAAAGGGCAAAAAAGGTTTAGTGCATGAAGCAATGGTCACTTCAAGTTCTACAGGACAGTGAGAATTGCTTTTCTGGGGGCCATAGGATGGCACATACCATAGATTGACATGCACTTCTGATTTGAACCTCTGTGTGACAGGAAATTGCTGTCAGACTTTGGCAGCTCAAGAAAACAGATTTGTTATTGACACCTGTGTTTTGTTACAGCTCATGCTCTGAAATGCTACACATGTGTAGGAGCAGAAAAGAACAGTGACTGCCTTAAGGAATCAACTTGCACAGTATTGGACAAGTACTGTATGACCATGGTTGGTACAGCATCTGGTAAGTTTTACTGCATACATTCTGTAACGACCTGGGTGTAGCACACGACTGATTACTCTGTGCATACCCCTCTCTACCAACACCCAGGATGAATTATAGCTATTGGCTGAGTGAGAAATAAACTCCCATCAGACACACGTTCAACCCCTCTGCCAATAACAAGCCGCTGCCCTAAAACAGGTCACTTCACCTCCCTGTTCGCCTGATCTCTTCCTAGCTCTGCCACAGCCTCTCCATCAGATGTTGGCCAAATCGACCCGTCTTCATGGGTCCCAGTTTAGTTCATGTAGTACAAATAGACCAATTAATAATTTTGGGAAGCTTAGTTCACCCTCAGAGGTTTGGGTCTCCACTGTTGTAAAAGGAGCTATCCAACAGCTGCTTGGCTTCTTTGAGAGAGCCCAAAGTTTTTATTGGGGGAAAGGACCAAAAGATTTGGGTGCTCCCTCAAGACTTCTACCCTGAATATATTTACTGCAGCTCACAAAAGAGCACTATCTGGCTGCCTATCTTCGGTTATCTCTGGTGAGAGAGCTAATATATTTTACTTGTATTTTCATCCTGGACAAAATTGagggagctcttttttttttccttcagagtACACACTgttagtggagttgaacaggtaaatTAGGAGAGTTATTTCGCCCTGTATAATACTACTAGGATTGCAGGACACACAAACCAATTTGGCCAAGATTtaaaagtgtgtttttttttttttttttaaatttttgtcagGGTATTATTAAGCCACAAAATTTGCCTGATAATGTGGCTTATGGTTAATATAGATAGCAGCTAGATGTAAATGTGGTGCCCGAAAATGTGTTTAATATAGATAGCCAAACTTTCTTACATCGAGCTGAAGTTTCTAGAGAACAGATTCATTAACACTAGCCTTATAGAAATGGGATCACCAGCTCTTGTTTCAAGGATATGAGCGCACAATTGCAGGAACCTCAAGAAGACTGACCACAGTTGGAGACAGGATTCTTGGCTTGATGCATCATTGATGTTGTCAAATATGGACCTTTTTACTTCTAGGTTACCAGTACAAGTCAATTGGGACAAACAGTGGCCTGTGTTAAATGAACTTGGTTCTCGGGGCTGTAGCAAAAGAGTGAGGTTCACCTTGTAACCTAGTCTATAGAATTGTAACACTTGTCAGATTCCTTTTGAATCTGTGAATTATTCTACATACCTCATTGAAAAAGATTGGACTggagatagggggggggggagtcctatTTTGAATGTTTCTCCTTGCAGTGGTGGTAAAGCATTTGCCCTGTCACATTAGAACATTATGGTACTTGTCCTTTGGAAAATGACTTCTGCTTCCCTGGGTCTGCAACTGATTTTGAACTTCCTTTCACTGAGCTACACTATGGGACCTCATTCAGAACCCGTTTAGGAGGGTTCCCTATCATAAAAATCCCCCACCTCCTGTCCAGCTTGGTAATCGCATTAAGGTCTTGAGTCAGGGACCACAGAAGTGACATATCCAACCCAGTCTAAAGAATAGGGGCTAGATGCTGTAAATGGTACTCGACAATCGGTCCTGAGAAAAATTGTTGAtcgttattctataaaaggtgctccaGGCTGACCGTACTGATTCCTCTGCCCAGATCTGGAGTCTaacatttatgccagctgaaacttggtgtaaatgctggtgcccatcTCAGCCACTTGCCGTGGTCCCTCAATTTTAGTTAATGAGTGGGGCAATACAAATATCCCAGAACTATAGCCCAATGCTACAGATATACTTTTAAAAGCGCCTCACTTGCCTCCTTATTGGCCATATTTTTAGATCAACTTTTATCTTAAAAAGGTCAGTCGGACTGCAGGACCAATgtgccaacatgggccatgttttttACCACGAAGGCTTCATCAGGGAACAGTCCTCCGTAACAAGCGTTTTCTTCTATATGATTCCACTTTTTAAGAAGATTAAGTGGAAGAGTTTGTTATAAAGCTAATATTAAAAGTGAATTTGATATGAAAATATGGCCGATGAGGCAGGTGCTCATGTGAAGTCACCGCTGAGGATGCTTGAGACCTTTGTGCCTTAAGTATATCTGAGCATGTTGCCCATCTTATGGCATTTGGGTACACAAATGATACTATTTCTATAGCACAGCAAGCATAATTGTGCAGTGCCATGTCCCCTCTTGAGTCACACTATGGGGTTTAAGCACTAGTGCTACAGAATTAGTACACAGGTAGATGCACACGCAAATCAGAATTGCCAATTCTTCAATAATTAACATTCAGTTAAACAGCTCAATAACCCAGTTTTTGTGCTCTTGAATAATCCATACCCAAGTTtggagattatatatatatatatatatatatatatatatatatatatatagatagataaaataaaaataatcatctGGGGGTAGATATGTAATAAGGGAGGGAAAATGTATAGATCTTCATTTAGCCTTGCTGCTGCACTGCCTATGTAGCCCTGGTCACAGCAGTGGACAGGGTGAGGTACTCGCCATCATGTGTTGCATTTTGTGCGTGCTAGAGATGCGCTCACCTCTCGCTGAACTTGAATTCTGTCTACCTATATAGatacttatatattttttattttttttccctctctgttTAGGCAAAACTACTATCATTAAGCAATGTCTACCACTGTGTGAGCCAGGGAAAGGAGAATCGCATGGATTAAGTGGTACCATGTCCTGCTGCCAGAGCGACCTGTGCAACGTCAGTGGAGCCATGAGTGTGAGGATCAGCTTCCTAACCCTTGTCTTCTCGGTGGGTTTTGTCGGCACCCTGCTGCGAGGTGGACTCTAATATGGGAAGCAGCAGAGGGACTGATTTTATTACAGGCTTCCCTTTAATCTCTGTCTGGGTGATACATCTTACTACTAGGGGAATTCTGAACAATAAATAAAGTTTGCATACTTTGTCAAAAAGAACACAATATAATCACTCTTAAAATATTATAGAGAATGTTACTGAGATGCCAAATTAAGTGTGTATGGATTCTTTCAACCACTGTGCTTGCACATCATACAATTTTTAGCTTCAGCTCCCAGGCTTGACCCCAGACCTCTTGCTCCCTTACTTTCCATCTTCTAAGCGTGACCCTCTCATCTTTTCATTTCCCTTATGCTTCCCCTGTAGGCTACATCTCAATGCACTGTCTCTTCCCCTATCTCACAAGGCTTAATCCTGTTGCAAGATCATACTGTCAGCTCCTGTGTCTGAAAAGCCAGCTGTTAATCACTCTTTCTGGCCTATGAACTACATTCTAGGGGAAGGTTTAAAACTTTACACTGCAGGAAAATTCTGTGTTGCATGATTAGGTAGCATTCCCTGAAGCGTAAACTCTCTACCTGAGCAAAGTGTGTATTCCTCCTTAAAGGGTCTCTCTCATCTCCTTCACATATAGACACTGTCTCTGAAAATCTCTTCCTATGTTATATCAGCTGCCTGTCTCAATAATAAATATTATATCCAATACTTAGACCaagcatttgaattttttttgtctattttatGCTTATTTGTGGTACAATATTTCTTAGTAACTTTAAAACAGTTGTAGTTAACTTTTCCACATCAACTCTGATTAAATCAGGACgtttcactttcttttttttctcttccattaCTGCAAATGTTCAGCTATTTAAGGCCTACAATCTTTGTGTTTATACACCTCATACTTGCCAGCATCTATTATACAGGTAAATGGCTGCTTCCTTATCTTGCCAACCTAGT
This genomic interval from Microcaecilia unicolor chromosome 1, aMicUni1.1, whole genome shotgun sequence contains the following:
- the LOC115480821 gene encoding lymphocyte antigen 6E-like; the protein is MRTFLLPLLAAALCLHTAHALKCYTCVGAEKNSDCLKESTCTVLDKYCMTMVGTASGKTTIIKQCLPLCEPGKGESHGLSGTMSCCQSDLCNVSGAMSVRISFLTLVFSVGFVGTLLRGGL